From a region of the Desulfofalx alkaliphila DSM 12257 genome:
- a CDS encoding GTPase, with protein MYEQLNELFDLIDKELKNSNILPDAIKKLIWVEISKLKSFTIDARPARIAVIGRRGSGKSSLINAMFGKPEAEVGVNLQIKPAPHFHNISAHFPVQCATIAN; from the coding sequence ATGTATGAACAACTTAATGAATTATTTGATTTAATTGATAAAGAATTAAAAAATAGCAACATACTGCCAGATGCAATCAAAAAGTTGATTTGGGTGGAAATTAGTAAACTTAAATCATTTACAATTGATGCAAGGCCTGCAAGAATAGCAGTTATTGGTAGGCGAGGATCTGGGAAGTCCAGTTTGATTAATGCAATGTTTGGGAAACCAGAAGCTGAGGTAGGTGTGAACTTGCAAATTAAACCAGCACCTCATTTTCACAATATATCAGCACATTTTCCGGTCCAATGTGCAACAATTGCAAATTAA